One Silene latifolia isolate original U9 population chromosome 4, ASM4854445v1, whole genome shotgun sequence DNA segment encodes these proteins:
- the LOC141651352 gene encoding uncharacterized protein LOC141651352, with product MPETTQKGTKSSSFHPALAVPNIRNHVTVTLGLDNDQYRLWVALFTNHAKSTRVLHHIIDPNGKAPKPSTGDDQELWETIDATVLQWIYATVTNDLLETVVEEDSTTMDCWNRIRDIFLDNQHSRAVTLEQEFSHVSMDDFPNAYASCQRLKNLADQLKNVGSPVTDTRLVLQMVSGLSIAYHGV from the coding sequence ATGCCtgaaacaactcaaaaagggacGAAATCCTCTTCGTTCCATCCCGCTCTAGCTGTGCCCAATATTCGTAACCATGTCACCGTTACCCTTGGTTTAGACAACGACCAGTATCGATTATGGGTGGCTTTGTTCACCAATCACGCAAAATCAACTCGCGTGTTACACCACATAATCGATCCCAACGGAAAGGCTCCTAAACCGTCCACAGGCGACGACCAGGAACTATGGGAGACAATCGATGCCACTGTTCTTCAGTGGATCTACGCTACGGTCACAAACGATCTCTTAGAAACCGTTGTTGAGGAAGACTCTACCACCATGGATTGCTGGAATCGCATCCGTGACATCTTCCTGGACAACCAACACTCAAGAGCCGTCACGCTAGAACAAGAGTTTTCTCATGTCTCCATGGATGATTTTCCGAATGCTTATGCTTCTTGCCAACGTCTCAAAAATCTCGCTGACCAACTCAAAAATGTTGGTTCTCCGGTGACAGATACCCGTCTCGTCCTTCAGATGGTCTCTGGCCTCTCTATAGCATATCACGGTGTATGA